In one window of Syngnathus scovelli strain Florida chromosome 20, RoL_Ssco_1.2, whole genome shotgun sequence DNA:
- the syndig1l gene encoding synapse differentiation-inducing gene protein 1-like: MENLSELQNPLLDKNSKHTINGYGGDFPKNQCQENIINYFGGESGGGGGKSGNVVSGGGGYNSNGKMKSQQLLDATSLHLAVEAFYRPNFILYKEDNGSIKAKEYKSECCETTFTEKKAKETSGGDATSSEEPQTKVPEDGDHVKIQTVSYEVEEEEYVEYETDCSSDSESEDNFIVVPPRDHLGLAIFSMLCCFWPLGIAAFYFSQGTTKAVHKGDFPLANIASRRALFLAALSITIGTGVYVGVVVALIAYLSKPGHV; the protein is encoded by the exons ATGGAGAACCTCAGCGAGCTCCAGAATCCTTTGCTGGACAAAAATAGCAAGCATACCATCAACGGTTACGGAGGAGATTTCCCCAAGAACCAGTGCCAGGAGAACATTATCAACTACTTTGGCGGtgaaagcggcggcggcggcgggaagTCGGGCAACGTGGTGAGCGGCGGGGGCGGCTACAATAGCAACGGCAAGATGAAGTCGCAGCAGCTGCTGGACGCCACCTCGCTGCATTTGGCCGTGGAGGCCTTCTACAGGCCCAACTTCATCTTGTACAAAGAGGACAATGGCAGCATCAAGGCCAAGGAATACAAAAGCGAGTGCTGCGAGACCACCTTCACCGAgaagaaggccaaggagaccagcggaggggacgccACCAGCTCGGAGGAACCTCAGACCAAGGTGCCGGAGGACGGCGACCACGTCAAAATCCAGACCGTCTCGTACGAGGTGGAAGAGGAAGAGTACGTCGAGTACGAG ACAGACTGCTCTAGCGACAGCGAGAGTGAGGACAATTTCATCGTGGTGCCGCCGCGGGACCACCTGGGCTTGGCCATCTTCTCTATGCTCTGCTGCTTCTGGCCTCTGGGAATTGCAGCATTTTACTTCTCGCAAGGG ACCACCAAAGCGGTCCACAAAGGCGACTTCCCGCTGGCCAACATCGCCTCCCGACGCGCTCTCTTCCTAGCCGCCCTCTCCATCACCATCGGCACGGGCGTTTACGTCGGGGTGGTGGTGGCGCTCATCGCCTACCTTTCCAAACCGGGACACGTGTAG